Part of the Sinorhizobium sp. BG8 genome, AATCCGGCCGGTCGCCGGTCACCGTCAACGGCCCGGCGAGTTGCAGGTGGGGCCGCATGCCGTCGGCAGCCTCGATGGCAAGGAAGGAACCGCGCTGCGTCGCCTGGAGATCGATGGCGAGGGTCTCGGGATAGCTGCGGTTGTCGCCGATGCGGATCAGCGCGCGTGGGCGGTCATCGGTCTTCCATTGCTGCAAGGCGTCGCCGACAGTGGCGAAGGTGCCCGGTACGCCGGTGCCGTCGACCACATAGGTGGCGGAAAGCTCCGCGCTCAGAGGATTCGTCAGCCATGCTCTGCGCTGATAGGGACCGCCGCCGAGATCGGCGGGGAACCCATGGTGATAGCTGGCCTCGACCACAGGGTCGGCGGAGAACAGGGCGCCGAGCGCGAGACGGCCCCTCGCCACGTCGATCAGGACGAGAGCGCCGGGCGGCTGCCGCCACGTTGACAGGTCGGCGCAGTGTATCGACGCGGCCGGAACCGGGATGCTGTCCACAGTGAGGAAGATGCTCTGGTCGGGGGCGATCGTTTCGCCCGGCGTGGTATCGAACGATCCGTAGAACTCACTGTGCGCGGGCGGCGGGACCATCGCCGCGGCGTCTGAGAGGTCCTTGTGAAACCGTGCCGGACGGATCGGCTGCGGCACATCCAGTTCCGTGGCAAGCTCGGTCTCGGCCGCCTCGCGCCGGCGGGCGGAAAAGAGCGGTGCCTGGTTGCCGAGCGGGGAGAAGTGATAGCGGAAGTCTCCGACCCGCCGCGGCGTGACCTTTTCGAGAGGATAGGCGCCGAGCCGCCAGAGGAAGAGGCCGATGTTGCGGATGTTGTGCCAACCCTCGGTGCGGGCGGGGGGCGGACATCGATCGTGTGGCTGAAGCCGTCGAAGGCAGTACCGAGGCGCCCGCAGGTCTCGACCCGGCGCACGTCCGGTGTCACCGTTTCCATCCTGAGCCTGTTGCGAATGCACTGCGTCCAGATGAGCCTCTCGAAGAATTCGACGGCATGGGCCGGCCAGCCGGTGATGTCGCGGGCCAGTTCCTCGAGCATCGGCAGGGTTCCCTTGCGCCGCCGATAGTAGATCGTCTTGGCAACGTCGGCTCTGGTGCGCAGAGCGGAGAGCGGTTCGAGCCGCGGTCCGCGCAGATCCGGAAAGATGTCGCGCGCGGCGTTTGGCGTCGCTTCCGCCTCGGTCGATGCCAGCCGCTCGTTGCCGATGAGTTCGCCGATGTAAGGCACCACCCAGGGCTCGCATGTCTCGATGAAGGCATTTGCGTGGAGCTGTCGGATGTCATCCTCGATGTCGTCGGACGCCTGCTGGATGACGTTGAGCAAGGCCTTCAGCGGACCGCCGTTGCGCGCATCTTCCTCGCGCACATAGGCGGGAAGCAGGTTGAAGAGCTTGTCGGCCGGTGCGTTCGAATAAGCCATCACAGGGCCTCCACCGCCGTCAGCGTTATGTCGCGCGGATCCTCGATAAACGCCTGTTCCGCCGCAAGCACTGCCGGCGCGACGCCGTCCTCGAAACCGCGTCTTGCGAAGCGGTCGATCAGCAGCAGATCCTTGGGGAGTGGCCGTGCCAGGAAAAGGCGAATGTGTTTCTGCAAGGGTCCGCTATCGACGGCGCGGACCTTGCGTTCGGTGGGTGTCATCGCCTCGTGCCCCTTCAGATGGAAAACATCGACATCGGCGGCGGTGACCCCTTCGGCGAGCTGCAGGGCGGCATAGACATGGCTCAGATGCACCGGCATGCCGGGCTCCACCCTTTCGGGATCGAATGCCGCGGTCAGGGCGGCATGGGCGCCATCCATGACGGTGTCGCGGTCATATCGCGGATCGACGAGGATCCGTGCCGTAACCGTGACCGGCACCCGCGTGATGCTGGAGAGAAACAGCGGCCAGTTTGGATCCCGGGCCGAGGAGAGGGCGGAGGCAAGCTGTGCCAGAGCGTCGGACGAGAGCCTGGCTCCGCCTTCCCCGAGCACGCTCAGGTGGACGGCCTTCCCGAGCCCGAGCCAGACCCAGGAGACGATGGCGCGCGTGACGAGGCGCGTCGATATAGCCAGCCATTCGAAATCCTGCAGCGAAACGGCGCGGCCGAACGTGCGGACCTGATTGGGGGCGCTCTTGCGCGCTGCGTCCCGCTCCTCCGGGTCCGCGCCGCCGGTCGAGGCCATCGGATTGTTGACCGCGCGAAGGCCCACCGGTCGTTCGAGCGGCAGCGCCAGTTGCCCGGCACGGACACGGCCGACGAGCCCGATGCCCTTGCGGTAGCGCGCGGTAACGGCGAGCGGCCCGGTCGGCAGCCTGCGGCCGGTGCGGCCGTCGCCGAAACCGACCGTCGTGCCACCGCCATCGCTGGTGGTGAGCGTGTAGATCTCGTCCGACGGCTTGCGGCCGAAGAGGCTGGGGACCGGCGACCAGAGCACGCCGTTGACCCTGACTTCGAGATCGGCGCGGCCGACGAGGCTGCCGGGTTCTGGGAGATGTGTGAGAGGCGTGCGCTGGAGCCCGAACGAGGCGAAGATCTTGGATGCGTCGCCATGGCCGAGCTGTTCCTCCGGCTGCGTCTCGCCGTGGCTGGCGTTGGCAATGTTGGCCTTGACGGTAACTGCGGAAAGCGGTCGCGGGAGCGGTGGGAGAAAGGCGACAAGCACATGGTCGGCCGCCTCGCCGGAAACGGCTGAGAGGGGCGTCGCCGAGGAGATCGAGGCAAGGTGTTGCGTTCCGCCGGCCTCGATGAGGATGCGCCGGCCCTTGGCGAGTTGGGCGGCGCCAGGCGTGCTTCGAATGACGAGTTGGCCGCCCGCAAGTTCTGAAGGATAGTCGAAGGCACGCGGGTCGATGGTTTCCGCTCCGACCTGAAGGATACGACTTTGCCGCCGGTCCAGGGTGACCGCGACCGGAGCCTCGCGCCGGGTCCAGTTACCCCATCCGCCGCTCTGCCTCGCGTTCTCCACGATAAGGTCGTCCCTGTTGCGAGCCGCGACGCCGAGGGTTCCGGAGACGACGGTCGCCACCGGGTCCGAGGCGAGATGGCCGTCGACCAGCTGCCACTCGGACCAGGAATTGCCGGTCCTGCCGATATGGCCGAGCGTCCCGTCGGTCCGGCGGACCACGACACCGACCTCATCCGGTCCAAGCGCCACGATTGCGGGCGTGCCTGCGAAATTGCCGCCGAGATTGGTCCAGTCCGTCCAGGCAGTCCCCGTCCAGCGCCGATGGATCAGGCCACCATCATCGCCTCGGGCGACGACGTCGAGCCTGTTGGCGGCTGTCGAGGCGACGGCGGGCGCAGAGGCGAGCTTGCCCTCGAGGCTGGTCCACGGCGACCAGACGGCATCGCGGCTTCGGGTCCATAGCGCACGGTCGCCGCCTCGGGCGACGACGTCGACATGCGCCCCGCCCCAGCTTGTCGCTGACGGTGGCGACGTGATCCATCCGCCGAGCGATGTCCACCCGTGTGCCGGCATGCCGACGCCGATCACCCAGAGGCCGCGGTCGAGGCCCCGGCCGAACACCAGGATCTCGCCGTTTGGAAGGACGGCTGCTGCCGGGTCGCCGGTCAGGATGCCGCCGTGATTGACCGGTGTCCCCCAGAGTACGCCCGAGCGCGTCAGCTCCACCAGCGCTCTCTCGCCATCGCGGGCGAAGAGCTTCATTGCCCCGGGAATGGCCACGAGTGCCGGGTCTCCGGTCAGCGTCAGGTCCTCGATTACCTGCGTTGCCGAACTGAAGCCCGCCGGCGGCAGGAAGGCGATGAAGCCGTTGGCGCCGTCCCGGCTTACGATCTCCGTCTGCGAGCCGACGGCCGCAAGGGTGGGGCGGCCCGCCATGGTGCGGGTGAACCGGGAATGCGTCACCGTCTGTGCCAGCTGAGAGACGTCAAGGCCATCCGTGGTCTCGATACCGGCGAGCCCGTCGCGCGTCGCCTCGACGCTGGCGGTGATCAACTGGCCTCCGGTGCCACCGAGGTCGATCACGACGCGCGTGCCCGGTGCGAGATCCGAGACTTTGGTTTCGAGTGGATAGAAGCCGTCGTCCGAGGGTGGAACAGCGTCGCTGACCGTATGGGTCGACCAGCGTTTGTCCGGCTCCAGCGCCGGGTTTGTCGAATAGAGTTGCACAGTGGTGGGGGCATTGCCGCCGAAAAGCGCCAACCGCCGCTCGAGCCGGCGCACCTGTGTGCGCTCGGCGACGAGACCCTGGCTCTGCACCGGCGGGGCGAAGCGCAGGGAAAGGCCGCCCCACTGTGCCTCGATTGCCTCGACACGCTTCTCCTCAAAGACCTCACCATCGAAAATGGCGAGCACGTCCCCGGTTTTCAGATTGGAGGGCCGAACTGTCAGCGCAAAACCGGTGCGGCCGGCGGAGAAAGCCTCGAGCGCCATGGGCGGCGCAAAGGCGCGCGGGGCGTTGAGGTCGGCATGGGCGATGAGTTCCTCGATCGTCTCGTAGGTCTGCGGTACCTCGTCCTGCCCGGGGATCGACATGACCGGCAGGCCCTTGCGCACACGCACGCGTGCCCCGTCCTCCAGCTCGAACGCGAGCATGGCCGTCGCGGCGAGCCCGGGAGAAAGTTCGTGCCCGATCAGCCGTACGAGGTGCTCCACCGACGCGCGTTCTTTAGCTGTCCCGAGGAAATACTCATTGGCGATCCGCTCACCGTAGAAGGTCAGGACGTCGCCCATCGCCGCAAACATCTCGATCAGCGAGATCGCGTAGTCGTCCGGTTCGCGGGAGGTGAGCTGCGACAGCGCCGGGTCCCTGGCGATCGCTTCGAGCATCGTGAGACGGAAGGCCGAGAAGGTGCCGATGCGATACGAGAGCGCACTGAGGCCGGGTCGGTTGAAGACGTTGAGCGGGGTAAGCGGAGTCTCGCTCCGGCAGCCGCAGAAGGGATCGGAACAGGAACTACCCATCATCGTGCCCCCGCGGTTTCGAGGATGAGCACGCCGAACTCCGGCGCGCTCGGATTGTTGTCCAGTCGCGCGATTTCGAAGGCGTCGATGTCGATGACGCCCCGATCGAGCGAACCTCTGTCGGGTTCCCAGTAGCGCTTGAACGTCGTGACGGTGGCGGATTCGAGACCCTCGATCGGGCGGATCGCCGCATAGATCTGCGACAGATAGACCGGTCTGCCGAAGGCTGCGTGGTCCTGGTCGAAAAAGCCTTCGAGCACGTCTCGAACGGCAGCCATGACGTCGCCGGGAAAATAGCCGCGGGCGACGCACAGCGTGGCTGCAATCTCGATGGGGACGTAGACGGCGCTTCTCGTCGCGAGATCATACCCTGCCAGCTTGAAACGGCGAAGGTGATCGTGGATCCGCCTCGCGAACCCGACCTCGAGCGCGAATCCGCCGCCGGCGGTGGGCAGCAGGTTGCGGGAATCGCGCGGGTGTATGGCAACGAAGATGGTGTGCCAGCTTCCCGTCCAACGGAAGATCGCGCGCGCATCGAGCACCTCGGGATGGCGGAGCGCGGCATTTCGCCAGTCGTCCTCGGTGACGGCGCGGAACTGCTCGGCTCGGAACGCGGCTGGCGCAAGTCTCCTCACCTCGGCAATCGGCTGGGGATCCGTGCCTCCCTTCGCGGCGAGCGGCTGGTAGATGGCGTCGACAAGGCCCGCTGTAGTCGCAATATGCACCAGTGAGCTGCCGCCGATGTTTCCCGCGACCCCGTTGCCGATGCGCATGGTGAGCTGCGCGCGCTCCGCCTCGCGTGGCATGCGCCCATAGATATCGTCGCCGAAGCGCAGGTTCGGAGTGCCGTCGTCATCGACCTCGGTCACGAAGTGCTGGTCGTAGGGCGTGCTGTCGAGCAGATCCGATACCGTCGACCAGGTCTCGTCCTCCTGACCCGCAAAGGACAGGACAAGTTCCACGGCAGGTCCGTTCGCGGTGTGGGTGACGGGTGCGGCAGGCACGCCAAGGGTGGCAATCGGATAGCGGCCTCCGCCTTCGGCAGGAAGGCCGAGTTCGTCGCGCCCGGAGTCGAGCGAGATGGTCAGGCCGTGGTCGGCCGCAACGATGTTGCCGCGTGCCACTGTCACCGGGTCGATCGGAAGGAGATCGCTTCCGACGGCGGAAACCTGGATCGCCTCGGGCAGCGCTTCCGAAACGCTCCATTCCACTCTGAGGAGCGGGAGGGCAGCGTCCGCGATGTTGAGACGTGGAGCAAGAAGATCCGTCAGCGCTTCGTCCGTCGTGTCCGATGTTTCCACGAGCTTTACCACCCACCTGTTCGACGGGTTCGCATCGACCGGCTCTCCAGTGCGGGGGCTTCTGACCTCTTCGAGAAGCAGCAGGTCGGCAGGGCCGAGCGACGGGCGCACCGCCCGGCCGTCCGCTGCCAGATGGAAGAGATAGAGCTCGGTGGTGCCGGCGCCGATGCAGCATTCGGCATTGCCGAAGGTATGGATCCGCAGTTCGTTGTGCTCCGGCAGAACCGCAAGGTCCGTCTCTGTTTCGAAGAGCACGACCTCGGAGAAGGCCGGATCGGTAGAAAAGCCGGAATCGGGCCGGATGACGTTCCCCGGCAGGCCGGTCGATCCGACGAGAGGCCGATCGATCCGGGTGCACATCCGCGTGCCCGCATCCACCGTGCCGGCGGCGATGCAGTTGAGATGAACGAACGTGCGGGCGTTGCCGCCGTCGTGCATGCGGTAGTCGATCAGGCGGGTGTGCCGCTTGACCGAGACCCGGTGCAGCGCCGTATCCAGATAGGCCTCGGTTGCTGCCGCGTCCTGGAAATAGCTGAGATAGTCTCCCGCATAGGCGAACAGCTCGACCAGCGTGACGCCGAGATCGGATGGAAGGCGCTCCGTCCAGTTGGGATTGCGCGCGCTCACGAAGTCGAGAAGCATGCGCCTGAAGCTCTGGTAGTCACGGGCGAGGTAGTCGAGGGCGGGTTCCTCTGCCGGGACCGCCCCGCAGTTGCAGTCCTCGCGGCAATCGAATGGCGAAGGGCATGCGGCCTTGAATCCGAAGCTTGCTTCGCTGAGCTGTTCGTCGACCTCGGGGTGCTCCACCCTTACGACATAGGTCGAGAAGTCGCCCTCCGCGCTCAACATCAGCGTGACCTGCTGCGGGGCTGCGGCCGGCAGCAGGATCGACTCCACCTCGATGCCGGTCACGCGAATTCCGCCCGAGATGCTGAAGTGGCTCTTCTCCAGCGGTGGCGCTGCAGGTCGCGCCTTGACGAAGGTGATGGTCAGCTGCCGCGTGCCGGGTGTCCGCGTGTATTCGACGAAGTCGATGCCGTTCAGCGGATGGGCCGCACTGCTGAGCATCGGCCTTCGCCGGTCCTCTCCGCAATCGATCAGGCCCTGCCGCCATCGCGCCATCGCCGCCTCCTCAACCTGTCGTTTGTCGCACGAAGCGTTCGAACCGGCGTTCTCCGGTATCGATCCGTGCGTAGGTTATGTCGATTTCAAGGGTGGCCTCGCCGGCCTGCACGTCCACGGCCTCGACCGTGATGACGGTATCGAGCCACCGGATCAGCGCGCCGTGGACCAGCGCCTCGACGGCCGCCACCAGCGCGTCCGAGGAGGGGGCGAAGAGGAGCTGCTTGAGCCCGCTGCCGAAATCGGGCCGGTTCACCCGCTCGCCCGGTTCCGTGAACAGGACGAGCTTGATCATGTCGCGGATGTGATCGTCATCGGCGGTGGTGGCGGTGCGCCCTTGCACGTCTATGCCGAAGGGGAAGTCGAGGAAGGTGGACGTAGCGCTCATCGCTCATACCACCTCGATGTTGTTGACGCGTATGGTCGTGCCGCCGATCGCCGGAAGGAGCTTGAACGCCTCCGGATGGGCGGAAAGATGCAGCGCCACGCCACGGGCAATCGCGACGAACATCCGGCGCCGCGCCCGGACCTCCCGGTCGGTGTTGGAGGTCGAAAGCGGCTCCATGTCGTCGAGTTCCAGAAGCTTGTTCAGTTCCTTTTCCATCGTCTCTGCCATGGAATTGACAAACGCCGAGACGTCGGTGGGATCAGCAGAGAAATTGCCCGGTTTGATGGCCATGACGAGCTCCTAGTCCAGCGTGACCTTGGTGGAGAGCAGGGACGGCGGAGGCGGCATCATCTGCACCACCGAGGGTGCCGGCGTCACCGGCAGGATGCCTGCCGCCATCTGTCCGACGTGCATGTGCGTGTTGAAGATCGTCACCAGCGTGTTCAGGTAGGTCATGAGCTGGTCCCCATGGACTGCCGGGTGGAAGGCAACGGCGCTCCCCTCGAAGATCTTGGCGGATTCGAACACGACCTTGGTGATGCCGCGCAGCGTCACCGACGATTCGCGCACGTTCAGAACGATCTGGTTCGCCCCCGCGGGATCAGAAAGGGTGATGGTCTGCGTCTTGTCGTCGAGCGCGATGGTGAGGCCCAGCTCGCTTCGCCACACCTTTGTCATCGGGTCGGCGGGCGAGGCCGGCGGCGCCATGGGGGCTTCACCCAGCCCCCAGTAGCAGCCGGCGAAAATCGGCCGGGAGATGTCTCCCCCTTCGAACTCTATCCATACCCCGGCGCCGATCGGGGGCAGGGAGAAGAAACCGGACGTCGTTCCGCCGTAGGGAGCGCAGGGTGTGGCCCAGCCCGTCTCGAAATCCTCGAGCAGGGAGGGGATGCGAGCCTTGATGCGACCGAGCTGATTGGGGTCGTTCACGTCGGTCGCAATGCCCCGGTACTTGCCGTAGAACGGCTCGTAGTGCGAACGGTTGCGTTCGGCGGCGGCAGGGAAATCGTTCACGTCTCACTCCTCTCATGCAATCGCGGCGAAGGGGTCGATGAAGATCTCGGCACCGGTCAGCCCGACGGCATTGCGCCAGCCGGTAAAGCTCTGGGCGTAGTCGTCGCGCGAAATCCGGTGGGTGACGGAATCGACATAGTAGAGGCCGCTGTTTTCCCGCCCGGCGCCGCGTACGAGGACCGTCTCGCCGCAACGCAGCGCCCGGGCGAACTTGATGCCGTCGATCTCCCCGCTGCAATTGACCGCACGGCTGGAGGCCGTGGCGTGTGCCATCGCGGCGGACTGGGCCTCCTGAGGGCTTGCCGCATCGGTCGCGGCCATCCGGTCGACCGGAGGCGGCAGGATGCGGAGGAGGCTCGGCTCAGCACCCATGGGCATTTCGGTGGCGATGGGTGCACGATAGGGGAGCGGTGCCCGCGTCTTCGGCTCCGAGGTGAAGCCCTGCATCGAGGTCGGGCGTTGCATGTCGTTGTAGGCGTTGAAGGAGCGCAGGTTGGTCTGCCGTCCGAAATCGATCGAGAGAACGCCCTGCGGTACCGGCAGGGTGAGCGGCGGACGGAAATGCCCCATGTCGCGGCCGCTCAGCGGCTCGGGGGCGATGAAGAGGTCATAGCCGTTGCGCCCGGCAAGTTGGGCGAGGTAGACGGAATCCGAACTGCGCTGCGTCGTGGTCGTATCCAGCATGGTGCGCTGCGGCGGCGTCGGGATCACGTCGGGTATGATGCCGTAGCTGGCGAAAATTGCGGCGGCAACCACGCTGTCCGGGCAGTTGGGCCAGGTCTTGGGCGCGCGCCGCTGCCCCAGCAGCGTGCCGAGAGCGTCGGCCGCGACGACCTCGAGGATGGAACGGCCGGGGTCGTTGCTGCCGAGGAGCCGCGCTTCCGTGACATAGGCATTGACGAGCGCGAAGGGTATCGGCAGGCCAAGCGCCAGCCGGATCGTGAGCGGCGTGTTGGGACGGAAGATCGGAAGGGCCACCGCGTCGTAGTCGCCGAGGAAATCCCGGCTGAGATCGAAGCTGAGCCGCACCATCGATGCCCGGCCGACAGCCGTTTCAACTTCGATCGAGCTCAGCGCTTCGATCAGCAGGCGCGGCAGGGGAGCCTTGGCAATTTCGACCAGGAAGAACGATGGCAGGAGCCTCATCACAGATCTCCCGGTGAGGGCACGGCGATGATCGTGCCGGCCTGTTCCGTCAGGTCGACCGGGCGCATCACCCGGTTCGCGTCGCACAGCTGCCAGAACCTTTCTGGATCGCCGAGCGTTGACGCGCTGGCAAGGTCGGGCCGGTCACCGGTGCCCACGACATAGCGCTGGCTGGCGATTGTCGCCGGTATGAAGCGCATCCGCTTGTAGCGTATCACGCGTCCGTCGGCGCCGATGTGCTCGGCCTCGGCTATGTATTCGTAGCGGCTGCCTCGGAAGAACATCGTTACCTCCTATGGGACCAGAGCCTGAAGACCGGAGCGGGCCCCGAACGTGTCCTGCGCTGCCATGGCCTGTTTTTGCGTGAGCGAGGCGAGATAGACGAAGTAGCCGGGATCGGCGACGCTGAGGTCGCGGTAGGTCAGCACCTTGAGCGTCAGGTCGGCGCGCGCACGGATGGGGTTGAGAGCCTGATCGAAAGCTTCCTCGCGCACCGACAGGCTTTCGAGCCGAACAGGCAGGACTCGGTGCGGCCCCCAGACGAGAAAGGCCATGGGGGCATTTTCGGCCAGGATGAAGGCGCCGCCCGCAAGCGCGATGATCTCGTTGGCGAGGACCGCGGAGTAGGGCGGATAGACCAGTTTTTCCAGCGCCGCGAGGGCGGGATGAAGACCGCTCGCGACAGTGGTGGCGTTTTCCGTGGGCTTCTCCAACTGGTCGGCCGCATCGATCTCGACCGAGAAGGTCAGCGTCTCGTCGGGCGGCCCGTTCAGCCGGCGCGCGTCGCCCCGCCCGCCGCCCGAGGCCGAGCGCGCGGAGATCGAGCGCGTCACCTCGTCCGGATTGTACTGGAACGCGACGACGATCGGCAGCGGATCGGGCGGCTGGAACGCGACGATCCCGCCCTTCTGCACTTTCGGCCATCGCGGCGATGCGGTCATGGCAGTCTCCCTCAGGGTTTGGCGCTGGGTGGTGGCGCCTTCTTCAGCCGCGCCGCCTTGATGACGTTCGAGACCGCCTCGGCCATCTCGCGCGGCCAGTAGGTGTCCTTCCAGTATTCGAGGATGCGCTGGGCGGTCTCGTAGGTGTAGAG contains:
- a CDS encoding baseplate J/gp47 family protein translates to MMGSSCSDPFCGCRSETPLTPLNVFNRPGLSALSYRIGTFSAFRLTMLEAIARDPALSQLTSREPDDYAISLIEMFAAMGDVLTFYGERIANEYFLGTAKERASVEHLVRLIGHELSPGLAATAMLAFELEDGARVRVRKGLPVMSIPGQDEVPQTYETIEELIAHADLNAPRAFAPPMALEAFSAGRTGFALTVRPSNLKTGDVLAIFDGEVFEEKRVEAIEAQWGGLSLRFAPPVQSQGLVAERTQVRRLERRLALFGGNAPTTVQLYSTNPALEPDKRWSTHTVSDAVPPSDDGFYPLETKVSDLAPGTRVVIDLGGTGGQLITASVEATRDGLAGIETTDGLDVSQLAQTVTHSRFTRTMAGRPTLAAVGSQTEIVSRDGANGFIAFLPPAGFSSATQVIEDLTLTGDPALVAIPGAMKLFARDGERALVELTRSGVLWGTPVNHGGILTGDPAAAVLPNGEILVFGRGLDRGLWVIGVGMPAHGWTSLGGWITSPPSATSWGGAHVDVVARGGDRALWTRSRDAVWSPWTSLEGKLASAPAVASTAANRLDVVARGDDGGLIHRRWTGTAWTDWTNLGGNFAGTPAIVALGPDEVGVVVRRTDGTLGHIGRTGNSWSEWQLVDGHLASDPVATVVSGTLGVAARNRDDLIVENARQSGGWGNWTRREAPVAVTLDRRQSRILQVGAETIDPRAFDYPSELAGGQLVIRSTPGAAQLAKGRRILIEAGGTQHLASISSATPLSAVSGEAADHVLVAFLPPLPRPLSAVTVKANIANASHGETQPEEQLGHGDASKIFASFGLQRTPLTHLPEPGSLVGRADLEVRVNGVLWSPVPSLFGRKPSDEIYTLTTSDGGGTTVGFGDGRTGRRLPTGPLAVTARYRKGIGLVGRVRAGQLALPLERPVGLRAVNNPMASTGGADPEERDAARKSAPNQVRTFGRAVSLQDFEWLAISTRLVTRAIVSWVWLGLGKAVHLSVLGEGGARLSSDALAQLASALSSARDPNWPLFLSSITRVPVTVTARILVDPRYDRDTVMDGAHAALTAAFDPERVEPGMPVHLSHVYAALQLAEGVTAADVDVFHLKGHEAMTPTERKVRAVDSGPLQKHIRLFLARPLPKDLLLIDRFARRGFEDGVAPAVLAAEQAFIEDPRDITLTAVEAL
- a CDS encoding GPW/gp25 family protein; the encoded protein is MSATSTFLDFPFGIDVQGRTATTADDDHIRDMIKLVLFTEPGERVNRPDFGSGLKQLLFAPSSDALVAAVEALVHGALIRWLDTVITVEAVDVQAGEATLEIDITYARIDTGERRFERFVRQTTG
- a CDS encoding phage baseplate assembly protein V is translated as MNDFPAAAERNRSHYEPFYGKYRGIATDVNDPNQLGRIKARIPSLLEDFETGWATPCAPYGGTTSGFFSLPPIGAGVWIEFEGGDISRPIFAGCYWGLGEAPMAPPASPADPMTKVWRSELGLTIALDDKTQTITLSDPAGANQIVLNVRESSVTLRGITKVVFESAKIFEGSAVAFHPAVHGDQLMTYLNTLVTIFNTHMHVGQMAAGILPVTPAPSVVQMMPPPPSLLSTKVTLD